The Petrocella atlantisensis genome has a window encoding:
- a CDS encoding NADPH-dependent FMN reductase, with amino-acid sequence MLKIGIIVGSTRPGRNASAVAQWVNDIAIKRTDVDFELVDIADYDLPLLDEPYPPAMAQYTKDHTKIWAKKINTLDGFVFVTPEYNHSVSAALKNAIDFIYAEWNNKAAGFVSYGSASGTRAVEHLRQIMAELQVADVRAQVMLSLFTDFENFSEFKPDARHEESVNAMLDQVIAWSGALKTLR; translated from the coding sequence ATGTTAAAAATAGGAATTATTGTAGGAAGTACAAGACCAGGAAGAAATGCCAGTGCCGTTGCACAGTGGGTCAATGATATTGCCATAAAAAGAACGGATGTAGATTTTGAATTAGTAGACATAGCTGATTATGACTTACCACTACTCGATGAGCCTTATCCACCAGCTATGGCCCAATATACTAAGGACCATACTAAGATATGGGCTAAAAAAATCAACACTTTAGACGGTTTCGTGTTTGTGACACCCGAATACAACCATTCTGTATCCGCTGCTTTAAAAAATGCAATCGACTTTATCTATGCTGAGTGGAACAATAAGGCTGCCGGCTTTGTCAGTTACGGCTCCGCAAGCGGAACCAGAGCTGTTGAGCACTTAAGACAAATTATGGCTGAACTGCAAGTTGCCGATGTTCGTGCCCAGGTTATGTTATCTCTATTCACAGATTTTGAGAATTTCTCTGAATTCAAGCCGGATGCACGTCACGAGGAAAGTGTTAACGCTATGCTTGATCAAGT
- a CDS encoding MarR family winged helix-turn-helix transcriptional regulator: protein MKNTFSYGDENDIHLKSVVALSRTYLSFTRRLQVFLNNYGLTVPQFGVLESLYHLGPLKICDLIHKNLATSGNMTVVIRNLEKEGWIKKSPDAEDRRSYKVSLTDEGTQIIEDAFLTHLHYLKDFFYRLNMDEKQQLLQLLKKLNGL, encoded by the coding sequence ATGAAAAATACATTCTCTTATGGCGACGAAAATGATATCCATTTAAAATCAGTAGTAGCATTATCTAGGACTTACTTAAGCTTCACACGAAGGCTACAGGTTTTCTTAAACAACTATGGTTTAACTGTTCCTCAGTTTGGTGTTTTGGAGTCCCTCTACCACCTTGGTCCTTTAAAAATCTGCGATCTGATACACAAGAATCTTGCAACAAGCGGTAATATGACTGTTGTAATTAGAAATCTAGAAAAAGAAGGTTGGATTAAAAAAAGTCCAGATGCTGAAGATAGGCGTTCATACAAAGTCTCCCTCACAGATGAAGGCACCCAGATTATTGAAGATGCTTTTTTGACACACCTTCACTATCTCAAAGATTTTTTCTATCGCCTAAACATGGATGAAAAGCAACAGTTACTTCAATTACTCAAGAAACTTAATGGCCTCTAA
- a CDS encoding ATP-binding protein → MRPLRWDTITEKFIKYKLGIGLVLILCGLFFTNQTSYGEAIYFTLESLNEYETIMLIINPDSGDIIAGSQGARTFYGYEHMSGMNIKSINILSAEEVDAEMEHAYLEKRNFFHFRHKLANGEIRDVHVNSYAMMLDGEDVLVSRIRDVTEEIHNEEAKQLYYRLTIVMFFIFVVILSILIYKLDKAKKRADEANLAKSRFLANMSHEIRTPINGMLGFLQLLQAYPMSEEQEELIDGAKVSSKMLLHVVNDILDFSKIEAGKLQLEQIAFNLKQMVEESVSIFKPSAMEKGIDLITHFQSGLPHYVVGDPMRLRQILYNLLSNAIKFTHKGKVELRLKGIIKDENQVFLTFEVEDTGIGITPDSLALLFESFSQSDVSTTRKFGGTGLGLTISRELATIMGGDIHVDSQYGKGTVFFFDITLQTDNHSFEHEVQEHLDDSLESNENSYTFTEQPSILVVEDNTINQKLIVKMLASKDLVCDLVCHGKEAVEAFIHKTYDIIFMDCQMPVMDGYEATKKIRQIEDGRRRTKIIAMTANTLESDQKKCMEAGMDDYISKPIDFHTMLKFIHHQ, encoded by the coding sequence ATGAGACCATTAAGATGGGATACAATAACAGAAAAGTTTATAAAATATAAATTAGGAATTGGCTTAGTACTGATTCTTTGTGGTCTGTTTTTTACCAATCAGACCTCTTATGGTGAGGCCATATATTTTACATTAGAATCCTTAAATGAATATGAGACCATTATGCTGATCATCAATCCGGATAGTGGTGATATTATAGCTGGTAGTCAAGGTGCTAGGACATTTTATGGCTATGAACATATGAGTGGCATGAATATTAAATCAATTAACATCTTGTCTGCGGAAGAAGTCGATGCGGAAATGGAGCATGCTTATTTGGAAAAACGAAATTTTTTCCATTTTCGTCATAAGTTAGCTAATGGTGAGATTAGAGACGTACATGTTAATTCTTATGCCATGATGTTGGACGGTGAAGATGTCCTGGTTTCAAGAATTAGAGATGTGACAGAGGAAATTCATAACGAAGAAGCCAAACAACTCTATTATAGACTGACCATTGTTATGTTTTTTATCTTTGTAGTTATACTTTCAATACTCATCTATAAGCTGGATAAAGCAAAGAAAAGAGCAGATGAAGCAAATTTAGCTAAAAGTAGGTTTCTTGCCAATATGTCTCATGAGATTAGAACGCCTATTAATGGTATGTTGGGTTTTTTGCAATTGTTACAAGCATATCCAATGAGTGAAGAACAAGAAGAATTAATAGATGGTGCAAAAGTATCTTCAAAAATGTTGCTTCATGTCGTTAATGATATACTTGATTTTTCTAAAATTGAAGCTGGTAAATTACAGTTGGAACAGATAGCCTTTAATCTTAAGCAAATGGTTGAAGAATCGGTGTCCATTTTTAAACCAAGTGCAATGGAGAAGGGGATTGATCTTATAACGCATTTCCAAAGCGGGCTACCCCACTATGTTGTTGGAGATCCTATGCGACTTAGACAGATTTTATATAACTTGCTGAGCAATGCTATTAAGTTTACCCATAAAGGTAAAGTTGAACTTCGGTTAAAAGGTATTATAAAAGATGAGAATCAAGTATTTTTAACCTTTGAAGTTGAGGACACAGGGATTGGCATTACTCCGGATAGTTTGGCGTTATTATTTGAGTCTTTTAGTCAAAGTGATGTATCGACAACAAGAAAATTCGGTGGTACAGGACTGGGACTTACAATCTCTAGAGAATTGGCTACCATCATGGGTGGGGATATACATGTGGACAGTCAATATGGAAAAGGTACTGTCTTTTTCTTCGATATAACACTACAAACGGATAATCATAGTTTTGAACACGAAGTTCAAGAGCATTTGGATGATTCCTTAGAATCAAATGAAAACAGTTACACTTTTACAGAGCAACCGAGTATTCTCGTGGTAGAAGATAATACCATCAACCAGAAGTTAATTGTTAAGATGTTGGCATCAAAGGACCTTGTATGTGATTTGGTATGTCATGGCAAAGAAGCAGTTGAAGCCTTTATTCACAAAACCTATGATATCATTTTTATGGATTGCCAAATGCCGGTTATGGATGGGTATGAAGCTACCAAAAAAATTCGACAGATAGAAGATGGGAGACGTCGTACGAAAATTATAGCCATGACAGCCAATACTTTGGAAAGCGACCAAAAAAAGTGTATGGAAGCAGGTATGGACGATTATATCAGTAAACCCATAGACTTTCACACGATGTTGAAGTTTATTCATCACCAATAA